CCTTAGCTGGACAGTTCCCCGTAGAGGCACAATTGAACAGAAGCTAAATTTATTCACAAGGGTATACATCACAAGGGCGTACATCACAAGGGCGTACATCACAAGGGCGTACATCACAAGGGCGTACATCACAAGGGCGTACATCACAAGGGCGTACGTCACAAGAGCGTACAACGCATGCGCATCTGCATTCGCCTCACAGAGCAGCAAGCAACCGCACAACTTACATCAtcgcaaaggaaaaaaaaaaaaataataaaataaaatatataaaaatgaaagagacCGAAATTAGCATAGAAAACGCTGCCTACGCGAAAATGTTTATGCATGGTTTGAAAAACTCGTATGATGACGTATGCGGGATTTTGATTGGAAAATATTCTGACGtcgaaaagaagaaacagagATGTGTCATCACTGATAGTATTCCCTTGTTCCATACGCATATACTGAGCCCCTTCCTGAATTTGGCCTTCACCTTGGTAAGTGCTGTTAAGATATGTTTGGCGAGGGGTacagagagagagagagagagcgagagagagagagagagcgAGGTCTACCTTTTGAAACGTTCAAAGTTTCGTGCACGCACTAGGACTTAAGATAGCTGCGTGCACAGTTGGTCGCTTCGTCCCTGTGCCGGAATTACTGGAGTGGTTGGCGGATGATGTGTTCCCTTTGTTGGCGGCCCTCATCTGTGCAAAGAGACCACAATCAGGAGAACAAGCATGCACGCGATCACCACGATATTATGGCCAGCACGACCATCTCTCTAATCCCATTCCACATCTTCGCGActtccccccacacacatacacctcccccccaggtggAGAATCACTAcaaagggaaggaagaacGGATCATCGGGTACTACCACATAAGCGTGGAGGACTCAAAAAATGACGACATAAAGAACGTAAAAGTTTGTGAGCTAGTAGCCAACAAATTGGTGAAGAATTATAGCGATGCCATGATATGCCTAGTTCAGTTGTCCAAGCTGGAGAGTGATGATGCCAATTGCTTAAACGTAAGGATGCCACACGGGGGGGTTTTAActccagaaaaaaaaaaaaaaaaaaaaaaaaaaaaaaaaaaaaaaattatgggaTGGCTAGCCATTATTGTATAGTTTACACGCACACGAAGCTCACAATtgggtgcctttttttttacaaccaTTTTAGGTATTCATGCAAGACGATGCCACGGAGGAATGGAAAAACTGCGACGTGGAAGTGACCCGAAATAATAAGGACTTCCTGAAAATGAGCCTTTCGAACAATGAGTAAAAATTCGATTGGAGAAAAATGGCACACGTTCCTGCTGAGcggtgtttttttccccccttgggtgTAGCCACGTCATATGATTAGCACGAAGCTACGCACGGATAAACGATCTGCTcatgttgccttttttcccgccCCCTCTTCGCAGGTATCTCAACCTACACGATTTCGACGACCACCTAAATTGCATTAACCACGATTTTATGAATTCCAATTTGTTTAATAACGTTTAAGAAAGGGGTAGAAGTGGGAACCCGGTTAAGTTCATCCGTTTGTGCGGCTCTGTGTACGCACGTCGTGTCTTTACATCGcgtctttctttttctgtcGTATGCACGTGAGTGTGCCCGTTTGACATGCATGTATATGTCTCCCCCCGTGAAAAGGCCAAAAGGCCAATAAGGCCAACAAGGCCAATAAGGCCAATTCGtaattttgccttttctttttcttttttttttttctcgtatTCTTCGTTTTACCAattgtgcaaaaaagaaaacttcaAACGGAAAGTTCTTTCTTTCCTCATGTAGctccctcccttttgttaAATTATTGTCGTAATGATTAAGCGAAAGTAAGGAAAGGATGGGGTGAGCATCGTGCCCCCCACAGTTGCATGTCAAGATGAGGTGTTCCATCTCCGCCTTGCACTGTGGACACGGGAAAAGGCGACTATTTTGCATCCCTCTACGCATTTAGAAGCGTTTATCCTTTTTGGCACATTTCGATTGCAATTTGGGAAATGAAAGGGCACATATGAACGGGCACAGATGAACGGGCACAGATGAACGGGCACAGATGAACGGGCACAGATGAACGGGCACAGATGAATGGGCACAGATGAATGGGCACATTTGAaaggtttcttttttttttttttttttttttctgcctcgAATTGTTTGATTACCCCTTTGCATGTCATCGCGGGGTTGTAGCATCGTGGCGCATGAATTCGTTTGTCAGTAAGTTCGTAACATGTCTACACCCAGGTGAGTCTCGCCTGGTTATCCCTACCTGCCCATTTGTGGGCACTCCCACCCCCGAGAGCCCCAACGCAGCGAATAGCCCAAGTACCGCTAACTTTgagagaagcaaaaatgagacGCGTTCTATTCATCATATGCGTGTTGTACCTATGTGGTGATGACAGGGCGTTCGTTTCTGGTAAGCCGAGACGCCTGGCTGAGGCTGCGAGTGGCACTCCACATGATGTGGTATCCTCGTTGATGTTTAGACGAATGAGCGGTAGGTGGAGGAGAGGGGAGAAGCTCCAAAACAGTAGCTGGGGAAATGGAAGCACTAGCGAAAACGCACGAAGGGCAGCAAAAACACTGCCAAAGGAACAGTACCAACTGTTTAGCAAATTGGACAACATGGAAAGAGAGACattcaaaagggaggaaagcACAAGCAACAGTTGGgcagaaatttaaaaaaaaaaaaaaaaaactcaaatgtgaaggaaaagaacaaattcCACTAACGTCTACTTAGGCACACTTTCCGAttacgacgatgatgatgattgTTCGTGGAGCAATTATGCCAAGCCGCAGTTAAAGGGGGATTTATTTGTACCACTACGAATGTTATGTTAAGGGGCTAACTGTtagtaaaagaaataatcTGTTTCAAGGAAAGGGGGTGAATCATACGGAGGGCATTTCTTTTCATGTTCTGCTGACCACTGATGAACCGGCCATGTTTTACGCTCATAGAATTCATTTCCATTCACCGAGCGAGCATACATTTGACTGCACTCAGCAGGAGAGAAAATCGAAACGCAGATTTTTCTCAGAACGAATGGTTCATACGATTATGGCGTAGGCAGATGGGACGGCGATCCTGCCATGAAAGGGAAAGCACCTCTCGGGGGTAACCTAACAAGCCgggagaagaagcgaaatGATTATCACCATTCTTAAGTGATCACCTTTTTAATGAACAGCTTGTCTGAACAAAAcctggggaaaaaaatttccaaacgGAGGGGAAATAGAAAAGTTGCTAGTCAGTACCAGGTCATTTCTATTACATTCTCCAGCGTTAAAATGGGTAGGTTTTCCGTTGACCAGTTCGGTCAGCATGGCTGGCAGCACATATGTGTGTCTATCAGTTTGTTTATTGGCGCATCTGAAAGGTGAAATGGGGTACCCCCTGCGATGACTCTCTCTCCAGGTACCGCTTTCGTGGACCTAGCGGAGGAACTAAACCTATAGGCGTTAATGATGACGCTGAACATCGAAAGCATGGAGCTTCTGGCACATCGTGGGTCGCCCAGCGTGCCTACCTGCGACGAGAACATACACTGGAAGGTGGCTAAGCAGGCCTTGCCTCCATCAACAGAgacaattttaaatttttacaaaatgttaaaaagaagCTCCCCTACGTATAGGGGAAGCGACGAAAATAAGTAccccttttgcagaattCACAAGGGAATACAAGTAATTATGGGGAGGTATACGTAGTTAACGAGTCCCCTTTGCAGCTGCTCGTATTACCTGCTCTGTCTACCTCTGAGGACGTGGCGCCCACTGACGTGATGAAGGAGTTGCTAACCAAGTAGTTTTCGCTGCACCCTTACCTCAGCCGCTTCTACGCCATTCTGTGTGAGGGTCTGCAAATTTAATGGGCACCCCTCAACATTTGctgcgaaatttttttttttttccgatgCCACTGGGGTAGGTGAACCAATATGCCAAATTTTTCTCCCCGTTTGTGCTTCATTTATGCGGAGTCGTCGAATTCCCtcactaatttttttcttcaaatgtgcCAACAACCTTTTTAACAAACGAAGCTGCCACGTAAGGGGGCATATTCGACGCTTCTCCGTATAGCGGAGGggacacatacatatgcacagcTATGTGTACACTGCTGGAGGGTCCTCCCCCTCAGGCGCACGGATGGATGGGCCGCTTCAAATGGCTCCTTCTACGTTAAGGTAAGCCTCTACTCTACAGGTTTGCTTTCAACAAGTGAGAAGTATAAATCCGATGCAACAAAGAATAAAGGATATAAAAAGGACGaatgaataattaataaaaaaagctaatTTCCATGGgtctacaaaaaaaacggtgATCAGATAATCCGAAATAATGAACGGCTGGACGAACAGATTTATCATCACGTAGATGTAGGTGGAAAGGAGGACAGCGAGAAGGATGCTCCCCTTCACCTTTACGTCCATTCTTGTCAAAAGGGGGATGACGAGTGGGGAAAGTTGGGTTGGCCTCCCTTCGGAAGAGCCTCCCTACAGATTAGCCTCCGCTCTGTTTAGCCTCCACCTCGGACTTTCACTTCAAGTTTGAAATGTCCCCCCCGAAAAAAAGCTTCACCCTCTGTATGATCGAATCCTTGTTGGGGTCAAACGGCTTGTCTTTGGACGGAATTTCCAAAACGGTTGGCAGGATCTTGTCGTGCGTGTCAACCAGGTATCTTATTTCGTCCGCGATCTGGCGGGGGGAGGCACGCACGCAGGGAAATGGTAGACATAAaggtatgtatgtatgtatgtatgtatgtatgtatgtatgtatgtatgtatgtatgtatgtatgtatgtatgtatgtatgtatgtatgtatgtatgtatgtatgtatgtatgtatgtatgtatgtatgtatgtatgtatgtatgtatgtatgtatgtatgtatgtatgtatgtatgtatgtatgtatgtatgtatgtatgtatgtatgtatgtatgtatgtatgtatgtatgtatgtatgtatgtatgtatgtatgtatgtatgtatgtatgtatgtatgtatgtatgtatgtatgtatgtatgtatgtatgtatgtatgtatgtatgtatgtatgtatgtatgtatgtatgtatggtTATACAGATGTGCACACTTGTGTGGATTTGCTCGGTCACCCATCGGCATAACGCCTCATAGGGGTGTCCACTTTGCACAGCAACACATTTTACACGCCGCATCGGGGAGGTCTCTCTCATGGGTGCGTCATTTCTCCTCTTCgttgcttttcccccttatGGCAGTTCGATGCAGCGggatttttcttcccctctgcgCTCACCTGTTGGTTCATCAGAATAACTCCACAGTCGTTTTTTGAGGTGTACTCCTTGAATACTTCCTCTATTTCGGTTTTGTTCGTTTctaaggggggggaagcgacgtGGAGATAGGCGGTAAGTGTGTTCCAAGTGAGAAGTGCCGTGCACACGGTGTAGGGCTAATCATACACACATTTGCTCTGCAACACGGGAGGTACCCCCCGCGCTGCCACCTTTCTTAACTTCATCGAACGAGGTAGTTAAAAAAGATTCGGACGTCTCTTTAAAACAGAGGCGGGGGAAACACATTAGCGTAACTCTTATATTTGCCATTGCTCAGAAAGTTGCTCCTTTCCGGGGTGCACTTAtatacacacaaatgggaatTCCCCACGGTGGCGGCAGGTGAAGGTAAATACGCGATGTGGCTGCTATTCTCCCCTGTCCGTTCTTACTCGAATTCACgatgaagaaattttttttccctaagCCATCCCGAAAGCCTATGCCAGCTAGTAAGAAGCCCACTACAGAGTCCTGAGAAAGGGGGAACGTTCGCGCAGAAGCAGGTGGGCACGGGTAACTCCATGTACTGCCTGGCGCTACTGTGGCGCCACTGTGGCGTTTCTCTAGAGCCGCCCATCCGCCCATCCGCACGCGGGCAAGGGTTCGGCGTGCGCATCCGGCGCCCCTTACCTCATCCCCTATGATGTATATCTTTAAATCTGTTTCATTAAAAAACTTATGTCTTCTCGATGTCATTATAGGTTATCAAGCGGGGCGAGCGATAATGTGCGTATGTTCATAAGTTCGTGTTTCCTATTGGTACTTCCTATTGGTACTTCCTGTTGGTACTTCCTATTGGTATTTCCTCTTTGGCATTTCCTATTGGTATGTGCTATTTCGTATGTAACTCCCTTCCGTGGCCCTCTCTTCTCATAcaccaaaaaatggggatcACTTTATAAAAACGTGTTAACACGGTCAAATGTTGGCGAGAGATGTATGCTGTTAAATGAGAAAAGTTTGGGAAAAATTATctgaagctttttttttccttttttcgcacGCGCAAAAATTCGCTGAAGTGTTGcgattgtgaaaaaaaaaaaaaaaaaaaattaaaataaattaaactaAACTAAGCTAAGCAAAGCTAAACTAAATTGAACTAAATTAAactaaattaaattaaaataaaattaacatacGGCCATGTGGCCAAAGCGCAGCCATgagttttgtaaaaatggcgaCTTGTGGACCGCTTTCAGCGAGTGAGGACTCGTGGGAGAAAACCCTAATTTGAATTTCAAAACTGTGAGGGCgcggaacaaaaaatggggaatgcGAAAAGATGCGGtgaggacaaaaaaatggataacatgatggggaaaaaaaaaaaaaaaattgccaaaatggtaaaacgtGAAAGgtgagttaaaaaaaaaaagaaagaactTCCCATTGCGTtcgcataaaaatgaaacaaacgaataaaaaggcaaagcTAAATAGAACACTTGTGCCTAGGTAAAGGACatgcttttccccttcagcgGGGGCCTATGGTACATTGGCCAGCAGTCAATCATATGTATGGGTATCCCCCAAGTGGTTACACCCTtcatggggagaaaaatctCAAACCCGTAGAGGAGCATCCGTAAAACGGGGGCGACGCGTCCTCTCACGTGATTAGTCACACTCGTCTGGGGGATATCCTCCCACCTGAAAGGGTTATAGCAGCGAAAAACACGATTGCTTGGGGAGTACCCGACTGGATGGACAGTACACAACTGGCGTGGACTTCGGTTCTTAACTGTAAGTAAACGAACCCAATTGCAACGAGGCTGTTGCCTCAATTTGACGAACCTCACGTTGCAGAGTgatgaatacaaaaaaagttttaaggaaaagagaaaagtttcataagattttaaaaaaaaaaagaaaaaaaaaactaattagaaaaaggaagatcaCATTGgggggaattaaaaatagtgcTAAGCCATTCTCTTCATATGTGTACGTTTGcttacacatgtgtacatctCAACCAAATcaagggggttaaaaaaaaaaagttcacaCCTATTCGTGGAGCCTTAAATCATCGTACTGAGACGTTGGGCTGGCGACCCAACCAGGGAGTAGTTTGGCACGTCATCAAGGTCGCCACAGTTGTGCCTATCACATCGCTGCGCTTATCACCATGGCTGGCTCATCACCATCgctgtcttttttttttttttttgcctactGCCGCTCTCGCGCGAACAGATTCTATGGTACACTATGCCAATACACTTTGCTGCCCCGGTTGCCGCTTCGAACGTCGCAAACGGAAAGGTGCAGACACACACGTGCGCATTAAGTGGGGGTTCCCAAATGAAGACTCATACgcgcaattaaaaaaaaacatatatatatatgtttatattaataGGGGTTCGAAtcatgaaattaaaaatcggGGACGcgttctctctttttttaattcacctGTATTTAGCTTATTTTTCCAGTTGTcgctttttccctttggccGTTTACCGCAACGGGGAGGGGCAGCATCGCACGCTCAGTCGTCGTCCTCCAACACACGCGTCTTCTTCTTGctgattgttttttttaactttttcttctttttagaTTTGGTCACCCcatcatcgtcgtcttcttcatcatcgtcctcttcatcgtcatcctcatcatcgtcatcttcttcatcatcgtcgtgCTCTTCTGCCCCCTCGTCTGCATCATCTTCCGCTCCGTGGAcctcttcatcatcatcgtcgtcctcgtcatcctcatcttcctcctcttcgtcctctacctcctccccctcctcatcAATTTCTGCAAAGGACTGCGGCACATAAGCGTTGGGGTTCCTTCTCCTCACCCTTGTGCTGGTGTCGAGGATGTTAGACGGGTCAATGCCATCTAATTCTTCCTtcagtttaattttttttctatactCGTGTATTTCATTCGGATTGGGTAATCTTCCGCTTTCCGAGCacacgtgttttttttcgcaaaatgcAATTATCCTTTGTTCTAGTTTTTTATTGTATGCTTGTTCGTCTTCTTTGTTTAAGTCTTTAAAAATAGTGGGTCCAATTTTTAGGTCTAAAACTAATTTTCttagtttttcttttttcacggtatgtgcatttttttctttactacTGTAATTTCCACTGCTgctgatgtttttttttttttttttggaagcaTCCTCATTATTGGCTTTACGTTTGTGAGCATCATAATCGAAATCGGTTTGTTtatcctcttcttcatcctcatcatattcatcatcatcatcgtcattttgttcctttccctttttctttttctttggtACTTGACTATCCTCGTCGGAATTTaattctctctttttttttttttttattttattttttttttttgacttgGTTGTACTATCTCCCATGCTGTCATCGCTGTAGttgtcttcttcctcttgtgCCTCATCATTATctgagttttttttccctccctgtttgtctttatttttcgGGCTTTTCTTCGCGCTTTTGCTTGCACTTTTATTTACTCTCTGTTTTGAGTGGCCCTTTTTCACCTCATCGTTGTATTCGCTATTTTCAATTTCATCCGTcgtctcctcctccttctgttGCTTGTAAAGTTTTAGTAACTTTTCTTTCAAAATACTTTTtagtaattcttttttttctttgctctCCGAAAAGTATGATTCATctacatttaaataatccGCCACGTCTTTTCTTACGCTCTTTAGGGTTACTACGTTTATATCCCTATGCGGGAGGATTTTGTCAAGGATGGCTTCGATTTTGGATATTTCCGAGGGGCGCAGTGCGGCTCCTTCATCTGCGTGTGCGCTGGTGGCAGTGTCTGCACGGGGAGGAATTGGCCGTATGTTGGTAAGCGCCTTTCCTCTCTTGGTCACTTTGGCGAGTGCATAAGGCCCTCAAGTTGAGACGTCTCCCACGCGTGTGATGGGGAGAGAAAATACCTACATGCAATACCACCCACACCGCATGTACCATCACGGACGTGTACGAAGACTTACCCATTGGTCGGATGATGACAAATGTGCCAGTCGGGAGATGAGGAATTTTTCTTCTATGCGTGTCCAGCTAACTCGCAGTGGAAGGGCAAGTAACCTGACATACGAAGGCCCAAAGGGGGACATGAAAGGGTATCTGGCGGTCCATAATGCAAAATTAAATCACACGCATTTACATTTATTCATTCTTTTcgtatgtactttttttttttttttttctcctttttgtgcagTCCTACTTAAGGTATATATGCCAGTGGGCGGAGAAATTTTCTCACGGCGTGTGCAAAGggttgaagaaaaattgaGGGCGGGTGGGGCGAAATTCCTTGCGATTGGGAACGTGCTGCTGGCGATTCGTTCAGCAGTTGGACTTTCGAGGAAAAGCGAAGTTGGGGGGGGCACTGGCGTTCGCCATTTCGCTTTCGTTAGCGTTCCTTCTTTAGcgtttttacttatttatttatatattcatctctttatttctttgtttatttgtttatttgcttatttgcttatttatttccttccttttttcgctttttttttcttccttttttttgctgccttttttttttttttttttcgctgcgCTTTATTTGCTACTGTTTTTATGTGCCTTGGGGCTTCACGCCTATTCCTTTCCCCGCACGCGCTTGTATGCACAAttgtgtttaattttttttttttttggaaataatGCCACTTTTGCGTAAGGCACGGTTTGTCAAGTTTGGAATTTAAAGCTAAACCATGTGGTATGCGCCAATgtcgtacatatatatacgcacgGGGGAATGTACACGCACATAAACGACCGCAAATGAGCATACTTTTTACTTGCCTATGCCGTGCTTTCGTAGTGTCGCTCTCGTTAAACGCTTGGCAtcgatttatttttctctcccaACAGCGCATAACGTGTGTTGATTTGTATGCGACCGCTTAGTGCATAATGCTTTTGTGTGTTTTCTTTGTGCACCCCCTTTTGAGGCAAACTGGTTGTCAATTTGTGGCCTTCCCTTTGTGCATGCAACTG
The DNA window shown above is from Plasmodium vivax chromosome 9, whole genome shotgun sequence and carries:
- a CDS encoding vacuolar ATP synthase subunit F, putative (encoded by transcript PVX_092600A); amino-acid sequence: MTSRRHKFFNETDLKIYIIGDEDSVVGFLLAGIGFRDGLGKKNFFIVNSKTNKTEIEEVFKEYTSKNDCGVILMNQQIADEIRYLVDTHDKILPTVLEIPSKDKPFDPNKDSIIQRVKLFFGGDISNLK
- a CDS encoding hypothetical protein, conserved (encoded by transcript PVX_092605A), which translates into the protein MDTATSAHADEGAALRPSEISKIEAILDKILPHRDINVVTLKSVRKDVADYLNVDESYFSESKEKKELLKSILKEKLLKLYKQQKEEETTDEIENSEYNDEVKKGHSKQRVNKSASKSAKKSPKNKDKQGGKKNSDNDEAQEEEDNYSDDSMGDSTTKSKKKNKIKKKKKRELNSDEDSQVPKKKKKGKEQNDDDDDEYDEDEEEDKQTDFDYDAHKRKANNEDASKKKKKNISSSGNYSSKEKNAHTVKKEKLRKLVLDLKIGPTIFKDLNKEDEQAYNKKLEQRIIAFCEKKHVCSESGRLPNPNEIHEYRKKIKLKEELDGIDPSNILDTSTRVRRRNPNAYVPQSFAEIDEEGEEVEDEEEEDEDDEDDDDDEEVHGAEDDADEGAEEHDDDEEDDDDEDDDEEDDDEEDDDDGVTKSKKKKKLKKTISKKKTRVLEDDD
- a CDS encoding hypothetical protein, conserved (encoded by transcript PVX_092595A), which produces MKETEISIENAAYAKMFMHGLKNSYDDVCGILIGKYSDVEKKKQRCVITDSIPLFHTHILSPFLNLAFTLVENHYKGKEERIIGYYHISVEDSKNDDIKNVKVCELVANKLVKNYSDAMICLVQLSKLESDDANCLNVFMQDDATEEWKNCDVEVTRNNKDFLKMSLSNNEYLNLHDFDDHLNCINHDFMNSNLFNNV